From Caldicellulosiruptor hydrothermalis 108, a single genomic window includes:
- the recD2 gene encoding SF1B family DNA helicase RecD2 — MQQNIQGMVSDIIYRNLENNYTVFEIICNDEVFTAVGIVPDIAIGEKVSVYGEFYVHPVYGQQLKVSYLEKLLPQTKDEIYLYLSSGVIKGIGQKTAKKIVDTFGDDTARILQEEPEKLLSIRGMTPEKVERIRNMFAFQKFLKDIMSIFSQYGFSQNHAMRLFKLYGFSALSLLQENPYFLLDVFPELDFKKVDRLALDMGVMPDDRRRISAKILNLLTLAANNEGHTCLPENKLKQLCIRTLDLPVEKIEEAIEALAQERRIVKDEVDSQEMVFLYGYYECERYIADKILSMLKEYDDIADIDEKISSFEEKNGIAFSPNQKKAIKMALTQGVSIITGGPGTGKTTIIKCIIQIFEGEGKKVFLCAPTGRAAKRMQAACERESKTIHRLLEMTVLDTHVIFQRGPNNPLKCDAIVVDEMSMVDSFLMNYLLAATKPTTRIVLVGDKDQLPSVGAGNVLKDLIKSQIVPCTTLTEVYRQSENSFIVLNAHRINRGEFPHLQKESDFYFIQKNSQEEILKTVIELVTKKLPNYLSCDPMTDIQVLCPSKKGIVGMYNLNRVLQQYLNPPHPSKKEYAYKENLFRVGDKVMQVKNNYSLEYEIVQGEEKGRASTGIFNGDIGVVKDIDRSQGALEILFDDEKLVYYDFSLLDDLELAYAMTVHKSQGSEFRCIVMPVVETYPILMTRNLLYTAVTRAKELVVLVGKKSALEYMIANQKEAMRYSALCDFLLRGQSNMQLQVL, encoded by the coding sequence ATGCAGCAAAACATTCAGGGCATGGTAAGTGATATAATCTACAGGAATTTGGAAAACAACTATACAGTGTTTGAGATAATCTGTAACGATGAAGTGTTCACAGCAGTAGGGATAGTTCCTGATATAGCAATTGGTGAAAAGGTAAGCGTGTACGGTGAGTTTTATGTTCATCCTGTTTATGGTCAGCAACTTAAAGTAAGCTACCTTGAAAAGCTATTGCCACAGACAAAGGATGAGATATATCTTTATCTTTCCTCTGGAGTGATAAAAGGTATCGGGCAAAAGACTGCAAAGAAGATTGTTGATACCTTTGGAGATGACACCGCAAGGATTTTGCAGGAAGAGCCAGAAAAGCTTTTGAGTATTCGCGGCATGACGCCTGAAAAGGTTGAGCGGATAAGGAACATGTTTGCGTTCCAGAAATTTTTGAAAGATATCATGTCAATCTTTTCACAGTACGGGTTTTCACAGAACCACGCAATGCGACTTTTTAAGCTTTATGGATTTTCTGCTCTGTCACTTTTGCAGGAAAATCCATATTTTCTTTTGGATGTATTCCCGGAGCTTGACTTTAAAAAGGTTGACAGGCTTGCACTTGATATGGGAGTTATGCCGGATGACAGAAGAAGAATATCTGCCAAAATACTCAATCTTTTGACATTGGCAGCAAACAACGAAGGGCACACCTGCCTGCCAGAAAATAAGCTCAAACAGCTCTGTATCAGAACCCTTGACCTTCCAGTGGAAAAAATAGAAGAGGCAATTGAAGCTTTAGCTCAAGAAAGAAGAATTGTGAAAGATGAAGTTGACTCTCAAGAGATGGTGTTTTTGTACGGCTACTATGAGTGTGAAAGGTATATAGCAGACAAAATCCTGTCAATGCTAAAAGAGTATGATGACATTGCTGATATAGATGAAAAAATTTCTTCTTTTGAAGAAAAAAACGGTATTGCATTTTCGCCAAATCAGAAAAAAGCTATCAAGATGGCGCTGACTCAAGGTGTTAGCATCATAACAGGCGGTCCTGGCACAGGAAAGACCACAATCATAAAATGTATCATTCAGATTTTTGAGGGTGAAGGCAAAAAGGTTTTTCTCTGCGCACCAACAGGAAGAGCTGCAAAGAGGATGCAGGCAGCCTGTGAAAGAGAATCAAAAACAATCCACAGACTTTTGGAGATGACAGTTTTAGACACACATGTTATTTTCCAAAGAGGACCAAATAATCCCTTAAAATGCGATGCTATCGTGGTTGATGAAATGAGCATGGTAGACAGTTTCCTTATGAACTATCTTCTTGCTGCAACAAAGCCGACGACAAGAATTGTCCTTGTTGGAGACAAAGACCAGCTTCCATCTGTTGGTGCAGGAAATGTCTTAAAAGACCTTATAAAAAGCCAGATTGTGCCGTGCACAACTTTGACAGAGGTGTATCGCCAGAGCGAAAATAGTTTTATAGTTCTCAACGCTCATAGGATAAACAGAGGTGAGTTTCCACACCTTCAAAAGGAGAGCGATTTTTATTTTATCCAGAAAAACTCTCAGGAAGAGATTTTAAAAACTGTAATTGAGCTTGTGACCAAAAAACTTCCAAACTATCTTTCGTGCGACCCGATGACAGACATCCAGGTTCTGTGTCCTTCCAAAAAGGGAATTGTGGGAATGTACAACCTAAACCGCGTGCTGCAGCAGTACCTCAACCCACCTCATCCATCTAAAAAGGAGTATGCCTACAAGGAAAACCTGTTCAGGGTTGGCGACAAGGTCATGCAAGTGAAAAACAACTATTCGTTGGAATATGAGATTGTACAAGGAGAGGAGAAGGGCAGGGCCTCAACAGGGATATTCAACGGCGACATTGGAGTTGTAAAGGATATCGACAGGTCTCAAGGTGCTTTGGAGATTTTGTTTGACGATGAAAAGCTTGTGTATTATGACTTTTCGCTGCTTGACGACTTAGAGCTTGCATATGCCATGACTGTTCACAAATCACAGGGCTCAGAGTTTAGGTGCATAGTGATGCCGGTTGTTGAGACCTACCCCATTTTGATGACAAGAAACCTTCTTTACACTGCTGTTACACGAGCAAAAGAACTTGTTGTGCTGGTGGGTAAAAAAAGCGCCTTAGAGTATATGATAGCAAACCAGAAAGAAGCTATGCGATATTCAGCACTTTGCGACTTTTTACTGCGCGGGCAATCAAATATGCAATTGCAAGTTTTATGA
- a CDS encoding YvrJ family protein — translation MQDIIANIANIGFPIVLCIYLLTRFESKIDKLSDSIDKLSEKILQMKNN, via the coding sequence ATGCAAGATATAATTGCCAACATTGCCAACATAGGCTTTCCGATTGTGCTTTGCATCTATCTTCTCACAAGGTTTGAAAGCAAGATAGACAAGCTCTCTGACAGCATTGACAAGCTTTCTGAAAAGATTTTGCAGATGAAAAACAATTGA
- a CDS encoding DUF2922 domain-containing protein yields MLTLVLTFKLQNGKNFRLSIPDPKPNLTAAEVDSVMNLIVQKNIFVTSSPIVEKVSARIVDREVNTLIGQ; encoded by the coding sequence ATGCTTACTCTGGTTTTGACATTCAAGCTTCAAAACGGCAAAAACTTCAGACTTTCCATCCCCGACCCAAAGCCAAACCTTACTGCTGCCGAGGTTGACAGCGTGATGAACTTGATTGTTCAAAAGAACATATTTGTAACATCAAGTCCGATTGTTGAAAAGGTATCAGCAAGAATTGTTGACAGAGAGGTAAACACTTTAATCGGACAATAA
- a CDS encoding DUF1659 domain-containing protein: MAAKPLVGSLQLKLENGTTSTGKIRLKTLSFDIKPEAQDMDVYQVGQAIASLQSKPLYTIIRSNNFELLY; this comes from the coding sequence ATGGCAGCAAAACCACTTGTAGGCTCATTGCAGCTCAAACTTGAAAACGGCACGACATCCACTGGCAAAATAAGGCTCAAGACACTCTCTTTTGATATCAAGCCAGAAGCCCAAGATATGGATGTGTATCAGGTTGGCCAAGCAATTGCAAGCCTTCAGTCAAAGCCGCTGTACACAATTATAAGAAGCAACAACTTTGAACTTTTATACTAA
- the spoVAC gene encoding stage V sporulation protein AC yields MNIKDKKASEYQALVKANEPKTNSFKNCILAFLVGGAICDVGQAFLNLYSSFFPKDEAQVLTSITMIFLGAFLTGLGVYDKIGAFAGAGSIVPITGFANSIVSPAIEYKKEGFVFGVGSKMFLIAGPVLVYGISTSIIVGLLYYLVKVFPGI; encoded by the coding sequence GTGAACATCAAAGATAAGAAAGCCTCTGAATACCAGGCACTTGTAAAGGCAAACGAGCCAAAGACAAACTCTTTTAAAAACTGCATCTTAGCATTCTTAGTTGGCGGGGCTATCTGTGATGTTGGTCAGGCGTTTTTGAATCTCTACAGCAGCTTTTTCCCAAAAGATGAGGCTCAAGTTCTCACATCCATCACCATGATATTTCTTGGGGCTTTTCTGACAGGCCTTGGAGTGTATGACAAAATTGGTGCTTTTGCAGGGGCAGGTTCTATTGTTCCCATCACAGGGTTTGCAAATTCTATTGTCTCGCCTGCAATTGAGTACAAAAAAGAGGGGTTTGTGTTTGGCGTTGGAAGCAAGATGTTTTTGATTGCAGGACCTGTTCTTGTATATGGAATTTCCACATCCATAATAGTAGGGCTTTTGTACTAC